One Malassezia restricta chromosome VI, complete sequence genomic region harbors:
- a CDS encoding small subunit ribosomal protein S14, translating to MSMRPNARVLRDIAKRHTVHSNELLRTAYKYIARNTTLPSRVRYMAQLELNNFPAKSRPAFVKDRCIETSRGRGVFTEFGLCRYQFRRKAVHHEIPGVEKASW from the exons ATGAGCATGAGGCCCAACGCCCGTGTCCTTCGTGACATTGCCAAGCGGCATACGGTGCACTCGAACGAGCTCCTGCGAACAGCATACAAGTATATTGCCCGCAATACAACGCTTCCTTCGCGTGTGCGGTACATGGCTCAGCTGGAGCTGAACAACTTTCCCGCCAAGTCGCGCCCGGCTTTTGTGAAAGACCGCTGTATCGAGACGAGTCGTGGTCGTGGCGTGTTTACCGAGTTTGGTCTATGTCGC TATCAATTCCGTCGGAAGGCCGTGCACCATGAAATTCCTGGTGTAGAAAAGGCGTCGTGGTAA
- a CDS encoding U4/U6.U5 tri-snRNP-associated protein 1: MGAFRASLSLDEANRVRLSLGLRPLEVDDETGADERFVPERPAEPVARDEAVATSHAPQGPTLGQGASMSARAWIQHARRQAQVHAAERAAQADKEQAAAAPPAYTSQDTHGLRVAHDLAELDGHERILTLRDAGVLDMEEDELEEAMTQRRAPPSASSGVLDKYDHVETLDAPAPRADVGFRLGEAMDAPLRTEALASESRHAQHVSLDYEKNVPVSDYDTAFKKRKKKSRQPRRVWVEESAPARAEALVDDDELAASLARARRQRAKASMKKVTPAMVAQSVAAHQDEAPAADGLLFDGTSNFVQQIVERKEAPRRSAPEHASPAADAEAHEHASAPEPPSPPVPASPHAPVDEAPATSPTDAPHPAAEADPSSVASVLQYLRSQGSLESTSSEQREHEKTQLQYDAWLHRHRDHADDDDDAQAIMDKFKDYKPDIKIEYHDEFGRTLSTKEAWKQLSHTFHGTAPGHRAQEKRLRRIAEEQRRERMLAGDTSAMTQAFQARSERTGQAHMVLSVGHHDHAPHHFDLGAPPRLEKAPRPSAAPRAPPAAPAPPAVPAPPAAPAPTAVPAPPAAPPAPPAAPPAAPSAAATQPAFKPAFAPAFQPAQQAPAAEGSRVRIALKRKAT, encoded by the coding sequence ATGGGCGCCTTTCGAGCCTCGCTCTCGTTGGACGAGGCGAATCGTGTGCGCCTTTCGCTGGGGCTGCGGCCGCTGGAGGTGGACGATGAGACTGGTGCCGACGAGCGCTTCGTGCCTGAGCGCCCAGCTGAGCctgtggcgcgcgacgaggcggtggcgacgTCGCACGCCCCGCAGGGACCGACGCTCGGCCAAGGCGCGTCgatgagcgcgcgcgcatggATCCAGCATGCACGTCGCCAGGCGCAGGTGCATGCCGCggagcgcgctgcgcaagcgGACAaggagcaggcggcggcggcgccgcctgcgtACACGTCGCAGGACACGCACGGACTGCGCGTCGCTCACGACCTCGCTGAGCTCGATGGGCATGAGCGCATTCTCACGCTGCGTGATGCAGGCGTGTTGGATATGGAGGAGGACGAGCTGGAGGAGGCCATGACACAGaggcgtgcgccgccgagtGCGTCGTCAGGCGTGCTTGACAAGTACGACCacgtcgagacgctcgatgctccggcgccacgagccgACGTGGGCTTTCGGCTGGGTGAGGCGATGGATGCGCCTTTGCGTACGGAGGCACTGGCGTCCGAGTCTCGCcacgcgcagcatgtgAGTCTCGACTATGAGAAAAATGTGCCCGTGTCCGATTACGACACGGCCTTCAAGAAGCGGAAAAAAAAGAGCCGCCAGCCGCGCCGGGTGTGGGTCGAAGAGAGCGCTCCGGCccgtgccgaggcgctcgtggacgacgacgagctggccgCGAGTCtggcgcgagcgcgtcggcagcgcGCGAAGGCATCGATGAAGAAGGTGACGCCCGCGATGGTCGCCCAGTCCGTGGCGGCCCACCaagacgaggcgcccgcGGCCGATGGCCTGCTGTTCGATGGGACGTCGAACTTTGTCCAGCAGATTGTCGAGCGAAAGGaggcgccacggcgctcggcacCCGAGCACGCCTCGCCggccgccgatgccgaggcgcacgagcacgCCTCGGCACCCGAGCCGCCCTCGCCACCTGTGCCTGCCTCGCCGCACGCCcccgtcgacgaggcgcccgcCACGAGTCCCACCGACGCCCCCCACCCGGCCGCGGAAGCGGACCCATCGAGCGTCGCGTCCGTGCTCCAGTACCTCCGCAGCCAGGGCTCCCTCGAATCGACCTCGtccgagcagcgcgagcatgaaaagacgcagctgcagtACGATGCATGGCTCCACCGTCATCGAGACCacgctgacgacgacgacgacgcccaagccaTCATGGACAAGTTCAAGGACTACAAGCCCGATATCAAGATCGAGTACCATGACGAGTTCGGACGCACCCTCTCGACCAAGGAAGCGTGGAAGCAGCTGTCCCACACATTCCACGGCACAGCTCCCGGTCACCGTGCGCAGGAAaagcgcctgcgccgcatcgccgaggaacagcgccgcgagcgcatgctcgcgggcgacacgagcgccaTGACGCAGGCCTTCCAGGCACGCTCTGAACGCACGGGCCAGGCACATATGGTCCTCAGCGTCGGGCACCACGAtcatgcgccgcaccaCTTTGACTTGGGCGCCCCGCCGCGTCTAGAAAAGGCGCCCCGCCCCAGCGCCGCCCCCCGTGCCCCTCCggccgcgcctgcgcctccggctgtgcctgcgcctccggccgcgcctgcgcccACGGCTGTGCCAGCCCCTCCGGCCGCGCCTCCTGCCCCCCCGGCTGCCCCCCCGGCTGCCCCCTCGGCTGCGGCCACGCAGCCCGCGTTCAAGCCCGCGTTTGCGCCCGCCTTCCAGCCGGCACAGCAGGCCCCGGCTGCCGAGGGCTCGCGCGTacgcatcgcgctcaaGCGCAAGGCTACATAG
- a CDS encoding serine/threonine-protein kinase ULK2, translating into MLSSEESDIGLSQVGDYALDSEIGKGSFALVYRAHHTAMPHQLVAVKSVIRSKLSSKLLENLEGEISILKSMRHTNIVDLRDCLYTDQHIHLIMEYCPGGDLSMYIHKHGQVAPWDGDAQTNPLAAAQRAKFPHPEYGGLNEHMVRSFLAQLVSAVRFLRSGDIVHRDIKPQNLLLQIPDDESLASGHPREIPLIKVADFGFARNLPAASLAKTLCGSPLYMAPEILRYEKYDAKADLWSVGAVLYEMCVGKPPFRASNHVELLRRIEQSNDRIKFPDERSEQSLAKDAMRRHLNGEAPRPPPPVIAPDIKALIRRLLKRHPVERMSFDELFADPVVTHVPYSGHAIIKDQLAASVHLAHLPADIFAPPKPPTNDAPLPTPHTPDDRPPAQPSALSRAMQLASQGHALTEQNKPASLGPEAPPLSLLSKPMSAPSYPGLSYTADEGLLPLLQTLAKKAYVLIEFADTRHAEVPPSPLHLHSYSPAGSSPNSTSAYLQEVAGAESLALYIRSLSLLQRGLEYLNAYAERSVGSEPPEQLRDLTQWFRVRFDECYHKSLQARSNCHTNVLVDPAQHIDRLIFDKALELARMAALDELEGNKQDTRTWDPTHCIMAYETALHLLMGLLDPTEDRMNSCVPSTSTVETFLKSITKRLAVLHGRGGTVGPTPTSAMVSLSAS; encoded by the coding sequence ATGCTGTCGTCGGAGGAGTCCGATATCGGCCTATCCCAAGTGGGCGACTATGCACTCGACTCTGAGATAGGCAAGGGCTCCTTTGCTCTTGTGTACAGAGCTCACCATACGGCGATGCCACATCAGCTCGTCGCCGTCAAGTCGGTCATCCGCAGCAAACTTTCGTCCAAGCTCCTCGAGAACTTGGAGGGCGAGATCTCTATTCTCAAGTCCATGCGCCACACCAACATTGTCGACCTGCGCGACTGCCTCTACACCGACCAGCACATCCACCTCATCATGGAATACTGCCCAGGCGGCGACCTGTCCATGTACATTCACAAgcacggccaagtcgcACCATGGGACGGCGATGCCCAGACCAACCCACtggccgccgcgcagcgcgccaagtTCCCACACCCAGAGTACGGCGGCCTGAACGAGCACATGGTCCGCTCCTTTTTGGCCCAGCTCGTGTCAGCCGTGCGCTTCCTCCGCAGTGGCGACATTGTGCACCGCGATATCAAGCCCCAAAACCTGCTCTTGCAAATCCCCGACGACGAATCCCTCGCCTCCGGCCACCCCCGCGAAATTCCGCTCATCAAGGTCGCCGACTTTGGCTTTGCTCGGAATCTGCCAgccgcctcgctggcgAAAACACTGTGCGGATCGCCGCTGTACATGGCACCAGAAATATTGCGCTACGAAAAGTACGATGCCAAGGCAGATCTCTGGTCCGTCGGTGCCGTGCTGTACGAAATGTGCGTCGGCAAACCGCCATTTCGCGCCTCAAATCACGTCGAGCTGCTacggcgcatcgagcagaGCAACGACCGGATCAAGTTCCCCGACGAGCGCTCCGAACAATCGCTCGCCAAGGACGCTATGCGTCGACACCTGAATGGCGAGGCACCCCGCCCGCCCCCACCCGTCATTGCCCCCGACATCAAGGCCCTCATTCGCCGCCTTCTCAAACGGCATCCCGTGGAGCGCATGAGCTTCGACGAGCTCTTCGCCGACCCCGTGGTGACACATGTGCCCTACAGCGGACACGCCATTATCAAAGATCAGCTCGCTGCGTCTGTGCACCTCGCCCATCTCCCTGCCGATATTTTCGCCCCGCCCAAGCCGCCGACGAACGACGCCCCCTTGCCCACGCCGCATACCCCCGACGATCGCCCACCCGCGCAGCCAAGCGCCCTGTCCCGCGCGATGCAGTTGGCCAGTCAGGGACACGCTCTGACAGAGCAGAACAAGCCAGCATCCCTCGGCCCTGAGGCACCACCGCTTTCCCTTCTCAGCAAGCCCATGTCAGCTCCTTCGTACCCTGGTCTCTCATACACAGCTGATGAAGGCCTCCTTCCCCTGCTACAAACTCTCGCAAAAAAAGCCTACGTTCTCATCGAGTTTGCTGATacgcggcacgccgaagTACCGCCGAGCCCCTTGCATCTTCACAGCTACTCACCCGCAGGCAGCAGCCCCAACTCGACCAGCGCTTACCTGCAAGAAGTAGCCGGGGCGGAAAGCCTGGCGCTGTACATTCGCTCGCTCAGTTTGCTGCAGCGTGGATTGGAGTACCTGAATGCCTATGCTGAACGGTCAGTCGGTAGCGAGCCACCAGAGCAGCTCCGTGACTTGACGCAGTGGTTCCGCGTGCGCTTTGACGAATGCTACCACAAGTCGCTCCAGGCACGCTCGAATTGCCATACGAATGTGCTTGTTGATCCCGCTCAGCACATCGATCGTCTTATCTTTGACAAGGCCTTGGAATTGGCACGTATGGCTGCCTTGGACGAGTTGGAAGGAAACAAGCAGGACACACGCACGTGGGACCCTACACACTGCATTATGGCATACGAGACAGCATTGCACCTGCTCATGGGCCTCTTGGATCCCACGGAAGACCGAATGAACTCATGCGTACCGTCCACGTCGACTGTGGAGACATTCTTGAAAAGCATCACGAAACGCCTGGCCGTGTTGCATGGCAGGGGAGGCACGGTGGGCCCGACACCCACCTCTGCAATGGTATCTTTATCCGCTTCATAG
- a CDS encoding RhoGAP codes for MPSLLTRLNRAIGGDGQPGAGAATSSAESSAAGAEPRRAIGASLASPSLVSLQSTQRSIRSLNHKVKSMRFGARGARPSTEGSRSSFMASRASSDVAAPVETPAPPSASSSPRPSPAKAADELHAPPPVMPLSVPWLAEPKKDTDEDADVVPTNASMTDVSSAPTCSSHVDTELPTSHSLLGSMRGLRLRAPPAVHRRMPPLDTARHETRRRSLFVPIRGPRSGEPSSATRAWIEWRDSVGSPTRATRLRALRSSSVLSSSSSTQSLRTNASLTEEATPSQPALFGMRLRDAGAPLPHDLEQSDRPPLLSREQTRHFVVPRIVTRCIESLEKWGIYEEGLYRVPGRSSHAARLRALWESPGTDLAMAEISPADLDVHAVCSVFKMYLRELPAPIVPHEIAAAMDQICAEESNDAVLATRLEPYIQSLPFYEWYLLRDITEHLGVLTEPKNVECTKMTLSNLALVLSPSLQISSTLTMTLVRCRPRLFHERARPTQPDKASPPPLLDKPQPAVHGALVAHAGIGPRAPQPSPVCEEAETTAPAAQVDKKEAPLPAHPSETGKDSLRDTDAEEALFLDPDAHENAEEWHPADLSQDSMQTVQEVPARASTDITSLPIAQRFSRPRSSLLSDASIL; via the coding sequence ATGCCGAGTCTGCTGACGCGACTCAACCGCGCGATCGGCGGCGATGGGCAGCCAGGTGCGGGCGCTGCGACGTCATCGGCAGAGAGTAGTGCGGCGGGCGCGgagccgcggcgtgcaatcggtgcgtcgctcgcgtcGCCGAGCCTCGTGTCGCTGCAAAGCACGCAGCGATCGATTCGGAGTCTGAACCACAAGGTCAAGTCGATGCGCTTCGGCGCGAGGGGTGCGCGCCCGAGCACGGAGggctcgcgctcgtcgttCATGGCATCGCGTGCATCCAGCGACGTAGCCGCGCCTGTGGAgacgcccgcgccgccctcggcgtcgagctcgccgcgtccgtcgcCCGCAAAGGCAGCAGACgagctgcatgcgccgccgcccgtgATGCCGCTGAGTGTGCCGTGGCTCGCTGAGCCGAAGAAAGACACGGACGAagacgccgacgtcgtgccCACGAATGCCAGCATGACCGACGTCTCGTCCGCAccgacgtgctcgtcgcACGTCGACACCGAGCTGCCCACCTCCCACAGCCTCTTGGGGTCCATGCGCGGCCTCCGgcttcgtgcgccgcccgccgtgcaccgacgcatgccgccgctcgacaCGGCACGGCACgagacgcggcggcgctcgttGTTCGTGCCGATCCGCGGGCCCCGGAGCGGCGAGCCATCCTCTGCCACACGCGCATGGATCGAATGGCGCGACAGCGTCGGATCACCGACACGCGCGACGCgactgcgtgcgctgcgctcgtcgtcggtcCTCTCGAGCTCGTCTAGCACGCAGTCGCTCCGGACGAATGCCTCCCTCACCGAAGAGGCCACGCCCAGTCAGCCTGCGCTCTTCGgcatgcgcctgcgcgaTGCCGGCGCGCCCCTGCCACACGATCTGGAGCAGAGCGACCGCCCGCCGCTCTTATCTCGCGAGCAGACACGGCACTTtgtcgtgccgcgcatcgtgaCACGCTGCATCGAGAGCCTGGAAAAGTGGGGCATCTACGAAGAGGGCCTCTACCGCGTCCCTGGACGATCATCGCACGCCGCAAGGCTCCGTGCGCTGTGGGAGTCGCCCGGCACGGATCTCGCGATGGCTGAGATCAGCCCGGCGGATCTCGACGTGCATGCGGTGTGCAGCGTATTCAAGATGTACCTCCGTGAGCTGCCCGCGCCGATCGTGCCGCACGAGATAGCCGCGGCTATGGACCAGATCTGTGCCGAGGAGTCCAacgacgccgtgctggccaCGCGACTGGAGCCCTATATCCAAAGCCTGCCCTTCTACGAATGGTACCTGCTGCGCGATATCACCGAGCACCTCGGTGTCCTTACCGAGCCCAAGAACGTGGAGTGCACGAAAATGACACTCTCCAACCTCGCGCTCGTTCTATCGCCCTCCCTCCAAATCTCCAGCACCCTCACCATGACGCTCGTGCGGTGCCGACCTAGGCTGTTCCACGAACGTGCACGACCGACCCAGCCCGACAAGGCATCCCcaccgccgctgctggataAGCCTCAGCCCGCTgtacatggcgcgctggTCGCGCATGCAGGTATCGGGCCCCGCGCCCCACAGCCATCACCCGTGTGTGAGGAGGCGGAGACCACAGCGCCAGCCGCCCAAGTGGACAAGAAGGAGGCGCCACTCCCTGCCCATCCCAGCGAGACGGGTAAGGACAGCCTGCGCGATACCGATGCAGAAGAGGCCCTATTTCTCGACCCAGATGCTCACGAGAACGCAGAGGAATGGCACCCTGCCGACTTGTCCCAGGATTCGATGCAAACCGTGCAAGAGGTCCCAGCACGGGCCTCCACGGACATCACGTCGCTTCCCATCGCCCAGCGATTCTCTCGACCACGAAGCTCCCTCCTTTCTGACGCATCCATTCTATAA
- a CDS encoding CCR4-NOT transcription complex subunit 3, producing the protein MAARKLQTEIDRTFKKVSEGVELFEGLYDKLQTSSNQGQKEKLESDLKTQIKKLQRLRDQIKVWLQSNEIKDKKPLLDNRRLIETQMERFKAAEKEMKTKAFSKEGLIAASRLGPEEKAKVEMSQWLTSMVDELSRQIEVAEAEIEQALASSKKSKKASVKDEHVSSIEHRNERRSWHISRLEILLRMLENGSLEVDQINDVKEDIAYFVESNNEDDFEEDEGIYDEFNLDDEEEAFGLKEADDSTVQDSSMPTDEPAEAPPAPAPPPEEPPKAPKKEEKKSAKKAPVTTEPTEPKPAPEPAPASASVASPAPAPAPAPASPAPKAAAPPPIRYATAAAAAVAASSAQGSDEQASRPPRPPSDGDARLPDTLSDLVVSFEWAKQKSALRDSNLPHAQHALATSYTNGVPEPQDSERPKHYVPKDPYPTPPYYPQTPASIFDNPALYTKFDVDTLFYIFYYQPGTYHQYLAARELKKQSWRFHKQYLTWFQRHSEPQTITDEYEQGAYVYFDWEGSWCQRRKNDFRFEYRWLEDN; encoded by the coding sequence ATGGCAGCACGCAAGCTGCAGACAGAGATAGATCGGACCTTTAAAAAGGTGTCAGAGGGCGTAGAGCTCTTTGAGGGCCTGTACGATAAGCTACAGACATCGTCGAACCAGGGCCAAAAAGAAAAGCTCGAGTCGGATCTCAAGACGCAGATCAAAAAGCTCCAGCGGCTGCGCGATCAAATCAAGGTGTGGCTGCAAAGCAATGAGATCAAAGACAAGAAGCCATTGCTTGACAACCGGCGACTTATCGAGACGCAGATGGAACGGTTCAAAGCGGCCGAGAAAGAAATGAAGACCAAGGCCTTTTCGAAAGAGGGTCTCATAGCGGCCTCGCGGCTTGGACCGGAGGAGAAGGCCAAGGTCGAGATGTCGCAGTGGCTCACGTCCATGGTTGATGAGCTGTCGCGGCAGATTGAGGTGGCGGAGGCAGAGATCGAGCAGGCCCTTGCCTCCTCCAAAAAGAGCAAGAAGGCGTCTGTCAAGGACGAGCATGTGAGCTCTATTGAGCACCGCaacgagcgacgcagctggcATATTTCGCGACTCGAGATTCTactgcgcatgctcgagaATGGCTCACTAGAGGTTGATCAGATCAACGATGTCAAGGAGGACATTGCCTACTTTGTTGAGAGCAACAACGAAGACGACTTTGAAGAGGACGAGGGCATCTACGACGAGTTCAATCtagacgacgaggaagaggcaTTCGGGCTCAAGGAGGCGGATGATTCGACCGTGCAGGACTCATCCATGCCTACCGACGAGCCAGCTGAGGCAccgccggcgcctgcgccaccgCCTGAAGagccgcccaaggcgcccaagaAGGAAGAGAAGAAGAGCGCCAAAAAGGCGCCCGTGACCACAGAGCCTACCGAGCCCAAACCCGCACCAGAGCCAGCCCCTGCGTCCGCATCGGTCGCCTCACCCgcaccagcgccggcaccggCACCCGCGTCACCAGCGCCCaaggcagcggcgccgccacctATCCGATACGCcacggccgctgccgccgctgtgGCTGCATCATCCGCACAGGGCAGTGACGAACAGGCTTcacggccgccacggccgccgtcagacggcgacgcgcgtctgcCTGATACGCTCTCGGACCTGGTCGTGTCGTTTGAGTGGGCGAAGCAAAAGTCGGCCCTCCGCGACTCGAATCTGCCGCACGcccagcatgcgctggcgaCAAGTTATACGAATGGCGTGCCGGAGCCGCAAGACTCGGAGCGTCCCAAGCACTATGTGCCCAAGGACCCGTATCCGACGCCGCCGTACTATCCACAGACGCCGGCGAGCATCTTTGACAACCCCGCGCTGTACACCAAGTTTGATGTCGATACATTGTTCTACATCTTCTACTACCAGCCAGGCACGTACCACCAGTACCTGGCTGCCCGTGAGCTCAAGAAGCAGTCGTGGCGCTTTCACAAGCAGTACCTCACATGGTTCCAGCGGCATTCAGAGCCGCAAACCATCACGGACGAATACGAGCAGGGCGCCTACGTGTACTTTGACTGGGAAGGCTCATGGtgccagcggcgcaagaACGACTTCCGCTTCGAGTACCGCTGGCTCGAAGACAACTAG
- a CDS encoding large subunit ribosomal protein L19 codes for MIGMWAPRIVPRALPRMYPRAFSSARYSLKQQEQSEAPVGAMPSAHAYPFATHVKSRSHAAPPPDAIRAPPPKVKDMTRGVMQRVDSQLTMERDPDERIARLFSRRSPDCIPPGSIVMVESYLNSSKTSTTTFAGVLIAVRRAGIATTFLLRTIAHKLGVEMRYHAYSPMIKDIKVLQAANADKRQPGLTRTRRAKLYYMRRNDDRRVLSVANVVKQYRAAQMQEHKSSTESRKRS; via the coding sequence ATGATTGGCATGTGGGCCCCGCGCATCGTGCCCCGCGCCTTGCCGCGTATGTATCCTCGTGCCTTTTCCTCGGCCCGGTACTCTTTGAAGCAGCAGGAGCagagcgaggcgcccgtcggcgccatgcccAGCGCACATGCGTACCCTTTTGCTACCCATGTGAAGAGTCGTTCGCATGCCGCGCCCCCGCCCGACGCGATTCGTGCACCGCCACCCAAGGTCAAAGACATGACTCGCGGcgtgatgcagcgcgtggATTCGCAGCTCACGATGGAGCGAGACCCagatgagcgcatcgcgcgcctgttctcgcgtcgctcgcccGACTGCATTCCGCCCGGCTCGATCGTCATGGTCGAGTCGTACTTAAACAGCTCCAAGACATCCACTACGACATTCGCTGGTGTGCTCATTgccgtgcgtcgtgctggcATTGCTACTACATTCCTTCTGCGTACCATTGCTCACAAGCTGGGCGTCGAAATGCGATACCACGCATACAGCCCTATGATCAAGGATATCAAAGTGCTGCAGGCCGCCAACGCTGATAAGCGGCAACCTGGTCtgacgcgcacgcgccgcgctaAGCTATACTATATGCGCCGCAACGACGACCGTCGTGTGCTGTCTGTGGCAAACGTCGTGAAGCAGTACCGTGCGGCACAGATGCAGGAGCACAAGTCGTCCACCGAATCTCGCAAGCGTTCATAG
- a CDS encoding protein-serine/threonine kinase, whose product MSTVTSAPTSPGPTRRWMKLFRQSKRQESPPGSVPALVPDTLSPSSSSTHVTSPAPSLMSTHSPASAVEPARRGAELDASTTSSLASGSSVMLPSLGMLGDVLDRQPAHLPDLYGARDEQWIRRVASAPDTKALYQSTAFQALAPPILPRWHEEPQRAPASSSNASWRDGTDSSQTHEWPWQLPSSSDTPIESSSSVEAPPAAPVPPVVKPVSPRRTRFLPGLRSTPRTRQASENEVPKRRLAKLFKSKSSNALQAEARRADVAPPLPLPTKSVSRVKTSEVRVCPSDFRTLKLLGKGDVGRVYLVQGQGLYALKVLSKAEMQKRNKVKRVLAEQAILLASNHPFIVPLYHTFQTRDYLYLYMEYCAGGEFFRALQNLPGRCLPESDARFYAAEVVAALEYLHLMGFIYRDLKPENILLHESGHVMLSDFDLSAYAQEQQVGAPGVFQASRGAAPLVDTRACIADLRTNSFVGTEEYIAPEVIKGCGHTSSVDWWTLGILIYEMVYATTPFKGASRHSTFANVLRRDVSFRDESVSMSAAGRNLIKKLLVKDEHKRLGAQLGASEVKQHRWFASVSWGLLRHQTPPIVPSAPSMAALEQDRSTRPTRTYDWEHQPVLDPSLHDASPFHEFRQASIVR is encoded by the coding sequence ATGTCGACTGTCACAAGCGCGCCGACTTCGCCTGGACCTACGCGAAGGTGGATGAAGTTGTTTCGACAAAGCAAGCGCCAAGAGAGCCCGCCGGGATcggtgccggcgctggtgcCTGATACCTTGTCGCcgtcctcgtcgagcacgcATGTTACGAGtcctgcgccgtcgctcaTGAGCACGCATTCGCCCGCGAGCGCGGTGGagccggcgcggcgtggTGCTGAGCTGGATGCAAGTACGACGTCGTCCCTCGCGTCCGGCTCGAGTGTCATGCTTCCCTCGCTGGGTATGCTtggcgatgtgctggaccGGCAGCCGGCGCACTTACCGGACTTGTATGGCGCGCGTGATGAGCAGTGGATTCGCCGCGTGGCCAGTGCGCCCGATACCAAAGCGCTGTACCAGTCGACGGCCTTCCAGGCcctcgcgccgccgatTCTGCCCCGCTGGCACGAAGAgccgcagcgtgcgcctgcgtcgtcgtcgaatGCGTCGTGGCGGGATGGCACAGACTCGAGTCAGACGCATGAGTGGCCGTGGCAGCTTccctcgtcgtccgacaCGCCCATCGAATCGAGTTCGTCGGTGGAAGCCCCTCctgcggcgcctgtgccgcctgTCGTGAAACCTGTGTcgccgcgacgcacgcgctttTTGCCTGGGCTGCGTTCGACGCCGCGGACGCGGCAGGCATCGGAGAATGAGGTGCCGAAGCGCCGTCTGGCGAAGCTGTTCAAGTCGAAGAGCAGCAacgcgctgcaggcggaGGCTCGTCGCGCGGacgtcgcgccgccgctACCGCTGCCGACCAAGTCTGTGTCGCGCGTCAAGACGAGCGAGGTGCGTGTGTGTCCGAGCGACTTTCGCACGCTTAAGCTGCTGGGCAAGGGCGACGTTGGGCGCGTCTATCTCGTGCAGGGCCAGGGACTTTATGCGCTCAAGGTGCTATCGAAAGCCGAGATGCAGAAGCGGAACAAGGTGAAGCGtgtgctggccgagcaggcgaTTCTTCTCGCGTCGAATCACCCCTTTATTGTGCCGCTGTACCACACGTTCCAGACGCGCGACTACCTGTACCTGTACATGGAGTATTGCGCGGGGGGTGAGTTTTtccgtgcgctgcagaACTTGCCGGGGCGGTGTTTGCCGgagagcgacgcgcggTTCTATGCGGCGGAagtggtggcggcgctggagTACCTGCACCTGATGGGCTTTATCTACCGCGATCTGAAGCCGGAAAACATTCTTTTGCACGAGTCGGGGCACGTTATGCTCTCGGACTTTGACTTGTCGGCGTatgcgcaggagcagcaggTTGGTGCGCCGGGTGTCTTTCAGGCGTCtcgaggtgctgcgccgctggtcGATACGCGTGCGTGCATTGCGGATCTGCGGACGAACTCGTTTGTCGGCACGGAGGAGTACATTGCGCCGGAGGTGATCAAGGGATGTGGGCACACGTCGTCGGTCGACTGGTGGACGCTCGGCATCTTGATCTACGAGATGGTGTatgcgacgacgccgttcaagggcgcgtcgcgccaTTCGACGTTTGCGaatgtgctgcgccgcgacgtgTCGTTCCGTGACGAGTCGGTGAGCATGTCGGCCGCGGGGCGCAACCTGATCAAAAAGCTGCTCGTCAAGGACGAGCACAAGCGCCTGGGCGCGCAGCTTGGTGCGAGTGAGGTCAAGCAGCACCGCTGGTTTGCGAGTGTGTCGTGGGGTCTGTTGCGCCACCAGACGCCGCCGATCGTGCCGAGTGCCCCTTCCAtggccgcgctcgagcaaGATCGGAGCACGCGGCCGACCCGGACGTACGACTGGGAGCACCAACCGGTCCTGGATCCCTCGCTGCACGATGCCTCCCCTTTCCACGAGTTCCGACAGGCGTCCATCGTTCGTTAG